The Leptospira noumeaensis genome segment TGAGATTCGATCGGCAGTGACAAAACTGTTTGCTTCTCCAAAACCGATTTCTGCAAGCAAACAAACCCAAGCCATCCAAATCCAAACAAGTTTTCGTAACGTATACCGAGAAGCCCAACAATTTGTAGTTTCTATCCGCACGAAAAAAACAGAGATGATTTTTCATCCCTACGCGTTCGGTGAAAGTAGGGAAGACCGGATTTCCTCAATTGGTAGTGGATTTATCATTGATGAAAGAGGTTTTGTTGTCACGAACTACCATGTCATTAAAAATGCAGAAATCATAGAGATCATCATGTCTGATGGTCGAATTTTCCCGGCGCGTTATGTGGGAAGCCATGAACGTGCTGATATTGCCCTTCTTAAAATTCCAAGTAACGACCGTTTTACTCCCGCATTCCTTGGAAATTCCGATGAAATCGAGGTTGGCGACTGGGCCATTGCTGTTGGGTCTCCTTATGGTTTGGAAAAAACATTTACTGTCGGTGTTGTTTCAGCCAAATCCCGCGAAGATTTGGATGAAACCGGACAAACACATATCCAAACCGATACAGCCATCAATCCAGGTTCAAGTGGTGGTCCTCTCCTCAATATTTACGGGGAAGTGGTGGGGATCAATCGGATGATTCGTTCTTCTTCTGGTGCGAGTGCCGGGATCGGATTTGCCATTCCCATCAGTTATGCCAAACGCGTACTCCGCCAAATCGAACAAAACGTGGGCCAGAACATCCGCCCAGCCACTCTTGGGGTGATGGCGACAGCTCCACTTCCCGACCATAGGCGTTCTTTGGGGATTCCTGGGGAAACCATCGGAGTTTTGGTCTATGACATCGAACCCAATTCCTCGGCGGAAAAAGGGGGACTTCGTCGGTATGACTTTATTGAGGGGGCAAACGGCCTCCAGATTCGCCATATCAATGATTTACGGGAACAAGTGGGACTTGTTGGTCTCGGAGGCGTCTTACGGTTGAAGATATTACGGGATACCCAAGAGATGGAATTATCGATCCCTTTGGTCGAAGCCGCCTATAAAAAAGGCCAGTAAATTTTATGAGAAGAAATATAGTCCACTCGGGTGCTGACGCACTCATTTATGAAATCCGCCAGATAGTGGCCCTAGCCAAACAAATTGAGGTGATGGGGGTTAACATTACCTGGGAAAATATTGGAGATCCCATCCAAAAAGGGGAATCCATTCCTGATTGGATGAAAGACATCGTCAGTGGACTTGTCGCCCAAAACAAATCTTGGGCCTATACTGCAACGCAAGGGGATGAGGAGACTCGTAAATTTTTGGCTTCCAAAGTCAATGAAAGGGGCGGGGCACAAATCACATCTGAGGACATTCTGTTTTTTAATGGCCTCGGTGATGCCGTGGCAAAAATTTTTGGATTTATGAGAAGGGAAGCAAGGATCCTTGGACCATCTCCCGCCTATTCTACGTTATCTTCTGCTGAAGCGGCACATTCTGGATATGAACATCTAACTTACGAATTAAATCCAGACAACGACTGGATGCCCGACTTAGAAGACATCGAAAACAAAGTAAAGTATAACGATTCTATCGCAGGGATTCTTCTAATCAATCCTGACAATCCAACGGGAGCTGTTTATCCCAAAGAAGTCATGCGAGAGATCGTTAAAATTTGTGAGAAGTATGACATCATTTTAATTTGTGATGAAACTTATGCCCATGTCAATTATTCAGAATGGGGAAGTATCCATTTATCTGAAGTCATTGGAGATAAAGTTTGTGGATTTGCACTTAGATCGATTTCGAAAGAATACCCTTGGCCTGGAGCTCGTTGTGGTTGGCTTGAAGTGTTCAATCGTAAAAACGATCCAACTTTTGAAAGATACATTAAGTCATTGTTAGATGCAAAAATGTTGGAAGTTTGTTCTACAACTCTTCCACAACTTTCGATCCCACTGGTTTATTCCCATCCAGAATTTTTAAAACACTTAAAGTTTAGAAATCAGAAATTCAAAAAAAGAGCAGAAAAAGCTACTTCTATCCTGACTGGAATCCCTGGAGTGAAAGTCATCCAACCAAAGGGAGCTTTTTATTTAACAGTTCTTTTTGAGGATGGGGCTTTAAAACCACATATGACCCTTCCTATAGCAAATACTAAGGTTGGTGATTTTGTAGCACCGCTAATGGATAAAGCGGCACTTGATCGAAGATTCGTATTACACTTATTAGCTTCTGCAGGTATCTGCGTGGTTCCTCTTAGTTCCTTTTGTTGTAATCGAAATGGCTTTCGTGTCACTTTACTTGAGGAAGATGAAACAAAGTTTGAATGGATTTATACAACACTTGCGGAAAACATCAGGAAGTATCTAGCCTCTTAAATGAACTCTCACGGTAGATATAAAATTGGAATTTTTGATTCAGGTCTCGGAGGACTTTCGGTACTCCGCACTTTGTGGAAAGAAACATCCAATATTGATTATATCTATTTTGGTGATTTGATTAATTCCCCCTACGGTCAAAAATCTAAAGCAGAAGTATTGGAACTTTCGAAAAATGCCTTTGAGTATTTGATTGAAAAGGATTGTGAAGCAGTGTTGTTTGCATGTAACACTGCCACTTCGGCAGCGGCAGATTTCCTTCGGACAAAACATTCCATTCCTATTTTTGGAATGGAACCTGCTTTAAAACCTGCTGTGAGTCAAAACCCTGGTGTTAAAATTGCTGTATTTGCAACCGACTTAACTTTAAAAGAAGACAAATTTAAAACTTTGGTTTCAGGATTTCCCTTAGGAACAGAAATACTTCCCGTCCCTTGCGAAGGGTTAGCTAAACTAATCGATAAAGACCTTTGGGAAGATGCATGGAATCTCTTTGATTCTAAAATTAAATCAGTCGTTAAAGATTGTGATATTTTTGTGTTAGGTTGTACTCATTATATCTTTTTAAAAGAACGTATTTTATACAATTACCCAAAAGTAAAAGTATATGATGGAAATTTGGGGACCACTCTTCATATGAAAAAAGTTCTAAATTTACCAGATTTCCAAGAGAATAAAAACCAATTAGATATCCTTCTGAATACTTCGGATTCTGATTATGTACATCTTGCGGGAAGGATTGCAAAAACAATCACTCCAAATCATACTCTTTCCCTTATCAATACTACTACAGGAAAACTTCATGTCTGATCCAAACAAAGTTACATACAAAGACGCAGGTGTTGATACCGAAAAAGGACAGGAGTTTGTAAAAAGAATCAAAACAAATGTGGCCTCAACTCATAATAAAAATGTTTTGGGTGGTCTCGGTGGTTTTGCTGCCTGTTACGATGTTAGTTTTTTGAAATCATATAATGAACCCATCCTTTTGTCCGGGACTGATGGTGTGGGAACCAAACTTCAAGTAGCTCGATTGTTAGATGTTCATGATACTGTTGGGATTGATCTCGTAGCGATGTGTGTGAATGACATTCTTGTGAATGGAGGAAAACCTTTATTTTTTCAAGATTACATTGCCTGTGGTAAACTTTATTTACCAAGAATGGAAGCCATTGTTTCGGGAATTGTAAAAGGATGTCTTTTGGCTGATTGTTCTCTTGTGGGTGGTGAAACGGCGGAACACCCAGGTGTGATGCCTGACGACGAATACGATTTGGCTGGTTTTGTAGTTGGTGTAGTTGAAAAACAGAAGATGATAGATGGAAAATCCATTAAACCTGGTGATACAATCATTGGGCTTGGTTCTTCTGGCCCACATAGCAATGGTTTTTCGCTAATTCGCAAACTTTTATTAAAAGACGGTAAATTGCCTTCTTCCACTTCTGAATTAGAATTTTTGAATGATCATGTTTTTAAACCCACAAAAATTTATGTAAAAACGATTCTGTCTTTAATCGAAAAGTTTTCAATCAAAGGGATGGTACATATTACTGGTGGTGGTTTTTACGAAAACATTCCCAGGGTATTGCCTACAGGGATTGGTGCTGAAATCAATTTCATTCCAGAAAGTTATGTTTTTTCCAAATTAGAAAAAGACTATAGTTTGGATCGTCATGATATGTATGGAACTTTTAATATGGGGATCGGTTATATTTTGGTAGTTGATACAAACATTGTGGACTCAGTCATTACCGAATTACAAAATTTAGGTGAGTCGGCTTATGTGATCGGTAAAACCGACGATACAGGTAAAATTTCGATTAAATAGTCACTGGAAAACTAACCTTAAAGATAGTCCTTCCTTGGGTTGATTCAAAATCAATATTGGCATTGTGCCTGTTTGCAATTTCTTTCACAAGATACAACCCAAGTCCCAGTCCATCTCCCGTCGTTTTAGTTGAGAAAAATGGCATGAATATTTTTGAATGGTTTTCTTGTGGAATCCCTATCCCTGAGTCTTCAATTTCTACATAAATTACGTCTGATCGTTTAAAACTTCGAATTTGTAATGTACCTTTGACTGCTACTGCTTGGATGGAGTTCCAAATGATTTGGCTCCAGAGTTGAACTAAATCTCCCTGGATGCACCTAACATTGCCATTATACTCTAGGTTGAGTATTAGGTTGATATCGCGTAAAAAATGTTCCTTATATAAGGAGATTGCGGAATGGATGGTATCTGTTAATGAATAATCGCTGAGTTCAAGATTTGATTGAAGTCCTGCAAAGTTTTTTAAGGTATAAGTAATTTTAGAAAGTCTTTTTACGGAATATAAAATATGTTCTGAAGATTGTTTTACAAGTAACAGTCTTCGTAAAATTTGAAAATCTTCTTGGTTACGAATGACGGTTTTAATTTTTGTTATGACTGCGTTGGAAAGATTTCGGATTCCAGAATCAACAAATAGTTCTGCCAGTTCTTCTTCTAAATGCACAGAATGAAGTTTAAAATTTTCAACCATTGATTTACGTGCCTGACGATTCGATAAACCTGTTAAAATTCGGAGCCCCCCGGGGTCGGTATCTAGGATAAATTGAATGAGTTCATTGATACGAATGCTGGAATCGTGAATTTTTTCTTCTTCCCATTCCGATATCAATGTTTCCACAGATGATTTGATCATTCCAATCGGATTGTTGATTTCATGTGCGAGTCCAGAGACTAGTTGGCCAAGAGAAACCATCTTTTCATTTTGAATTAACTTTTGTTGTGCCTCCCTTAAAGCAAATAGGGCAGAATTGAGTTCAAAGTTACTGGCTTGGAGTTCTTGGGTTCTTGCCTTAACTTTTTCTTCCAAAGATTTGTTAAGTTCTTTTAGTTCAATTTCTGCTGACCGTTTTGAAGTTTGGTCAATTCCAATCCAAATGATTTTTGATGGTTCATTGCGACTATCGCGAATGATCCCAAGTCTCCATTCTAAATACAAAATACGATTGGAAGTCGTTACACAGCGTAAGATCAAACTTTCTGCAATTTTCTGAAATTCATTTATATCGTCTAAAACTGCTTTTAAGTAATCACGATCTTCCGGGAGTAAAATCACATCTTGAATGTAATTCCCGACCGCTTCGTTTTTTCGAAGACCTAAAATTGTTTCTGTAGCTGAATTGATACTTTCGATAAGTCCTTTGGCATCGGTTAACAAAATTAAATTGGCAGCATTATCGAAAACAGTTGTGTTTAAGTTTTTCTCTTGGAGTAACGATATTTCCGTTTTTTTAGATTTTGTGATATCTAGTGCAACCACATCAATTCGTTTTTCAATCCCTAAAATATCAAAAGAAACATTTGCATAGTGTTCCGTCCAAATGAGAGAACCATTGGCATGGATCATTCTTAAGATGATAGGCGAGTTCCCTGCATAAAGTTCAGAAATTTTATGTTGGTCTTCAGGAATGACGATATCTTTAAAAAAGTTTGAATTATCATAAAAGTAATTTAGGCCATAACCGGTAATTTCTTCAATTTTTGGGCTGATGTAAGAAGTTCGAGGTTCCGGTAAAAATTCAATATTATAAATAATAGCAGGCAGTTGGTTGTACATGATGAGGAGTCGTACGTTTACATCTTTGATGGTTTTTTGTAATAACTCTAATTCTCCTAGCGATAAGTTTAACTTATTCGTTTGGATATTGAAGTTGAATAAAATACAACCTACTCCAAATAAAAACATAAATAAGGTATTAATGATATAGCCCAGTGGTCTATACCATTCTAAACTAAAAAGATAAGGGAAGGTGAGTCTTTGTGATGCGATGATAAGGCAAACTGTTAGAAAGAAGATTCGAAAAACTTTAGGGTATGTGTCCAGGCTAAAAACAATGATCCCAAATAGAGTCAGCGCAATTGCGTTGAAAATAGAAGAAGGTAAAGCTTTCCAAAAAAAACTTAGATCTGTTAACAAAAACGAAACAAATAATACATAAATGAATACGGATAAAAAGTAAATTTGGGAAGGATGGAACCTTTTGCTTGCAATGGGAAAAACTGCTGCAATCAATAAGTAAGAACCAAAAATGGAACAACTTTCAGAAAAGAAAAAGAATATAATTTCGTTCCCGTCTCCAAAAATAAAAAGAGCAAAATTTCTGAAAACCAAGACTGCAAGAAAAATAGCTGTGTAACCAAGGCGAACTTCTGATCTAGATTGTTTTGAAAGAAAATAAATAATAATCGCCATCGAAGTATTAAAGACTACCGAGATGACCGTGACGGCGAAAATTACATTTACTTCAAAAGGAAACATCGTTTTCGAATAACTCCGCTACCTGTTTTATCAACTGCTCATTGTTAAATGGTTTTACCATCCAAGCATCTGCTCCATTAAACAATGCATTAGAAATAATATCTGGTTTATTTTCGCCAGACAAAACAATGATCTTGAAATCTTTATTTTTGATGATTTTTTTTGACTCTTTGATTAAGTTCACACCACTAAGTCCGGGCATATTAAAATCAAAAATTCCCAACCGAATGGACGGATCAGAATTTAGAATTTCAATTGCTTTTTCACCTGTGTTACATGCTTGTACGGAATGTCCTTGGCTACTGAGAGCTAAACGGACAATGTTTAGAACCGTTGGAGAGTCGTCCACTACGAGGATAGATGCCATATTTTCGCTAAAGTTAAGTTAGTTGAGAAATTAATTTGACTAAGGATTCGTTTGCAAACGGTTTTACAAGCCAACCAACGGCACCGGCTGCTTTACCTTTGTTTTTCATCTCATCACTAGACTCTGTTGTTAACATAACAATTTTCATAGATTTACCATTTTCTGTTTTTAGAGTTTTTTCCGTTAATTCAATTCCGGTCATTCCAGGCATGTTCACATCAAAAATTCCTATATCGAATCCACTAACTTCAATTTTTTGAAGTGCTTCCATTCCGTTCGATGCCGATGTAACCTCGTGACCTTCTGTTGTTAACACCAAGTTCAAAATTTTTAATACCGCTGGTGCATCATCTACTGTGAGTATTCTAGCCATTTTATTTCTCCTCTTCTATCAATGGGAATCGAATTGTTAAACATATATCTTTTGTGTTTTCATTTCTAAAATTGTTTTCAATATTATAGATTTGAACGTTAGCTTGGTGTTGGTCCATAATTTTTTTTACTAATGGTAATCCTAACCCGAATCGGAATTGTTCGAATTTGGCATAACTATCATCAACAACGGATGAAATTCTAAAAAATGGTTCAAATACGAAGGACTCATACTTTTCCGGGATCCCATTGGTTCCATCATTGTTTTGATAAGCAGGGTTAATCACCTTAAGTTCGAGAAAATTTTCTTTATGAAAGAAAATTAAATAAATTATATCCTTTTCTCTTGAGTATTTGATCGCATTTAAGAAAATTTCTCGGACTACATAGGAAAGTTTAGCTTCATCAAAATGAATTTTTTTTCCGGTGACTGAGGCTGGAATTTGGCTTAAATTTATTTTTTGGGATTTGATATTTAATGCTTCGTTTAATGTTTCTGTTTCAGTTTGGATGATCGAAAGTAGTTTTGTAGGTGAATCCAAATTTTTCACAACCATTTCATCATCAATCACTGATTGTGAAATCGACATACTATCAAACATACTTTTCGCAGCTTCGTAATTTTCAGAAAGTAGATCCATTACTGGTTTCGGAATGGAATAGTTTTTTCCCTCTAAGTCCAGTTTACTTTTCGAAATTAAAATACTGACAACACTCATCAAAGTTCCGATCCCACTGCCTTGAAATAAATTAATATTCATTTGGTGGATGATGTCTGCGGCTATGTTTTCGTTTTCTTTGTGTGAGAGTGACTTTTTCCAATCAAAAATTTCTACCATCCTTTTATACAGATGGTTTTCGGCTTCATTGATCAATTGCGACTTTTGTTTTGTTAATAAATATTGAAAAGATCTATCTAGGGTAAATTGTAAATGGCTAAGATCAATAGGAGTTTGAATGAAATCATAAACTTTATGTTGTTTCAGAAGAGTCGCAGTGATATCCCATTTTGTGCTATCGGTGATAAGGATGATGAGTGTCTGCGGGTAGTTTTCTAGTAGTTCCGTTAGTTGCTTTTGGGCTTCACCATTTTCAACATCGGTGATATGGAAAATGAAAAAATGAAACTTTCCTCCTTCGAGTGTTTTGGTAACATCATCTAATGATTTAACTCTTTCAAAGGTATAACCAATTTCTTTTAAAGTATTTGCTAGCGAATCTGTATGTTGAGATTCTAGAAGTAAACTATGCGGAATCATAAGGATCCTACTTCCTTGATTTTATCTACGATTTCGTCGAGTGGGACTTGGTAGGTAACGGCTCCTAATTCATAAGCCACTTTTGGCATCCCATAAACTACACAAGTTTCTCTGTTTTGTCCGATGGTAAGGCAACCTTGTTCTTTTAGTTGTAATAAACCTTTGGCCCCGTCATTTCCCATTCCAGTTAATATAATTCCAATACTACTTCCTGCGATTTCCTTTTCGGCAGCGGATTCAAATAATACATCAACGGAAGGTCTGTGTCCATTTTTTTTATCTGTTTGGGTGATTCGAGTATAATATTCAGAACCTATTTTTTGAATTCCTAAATGGTAATTTCCTGGTGCAATGTAAACATGTCCTGGTTGTAAAATTTCCTTATCTTTAGCTTCTTTCACTTGGACTTTTAGTTCTGCATTTAATCTTTGAGCAAATAGAGCTGTGAAGTTTTCAGGCATATGTTGGGCAATGAGTATTGGAGGGAATGTCTCGTCGACATCATCAAGTAACTTCCGTAATGCTGTTGTTCCCCCGGTTGAAGATCCAATCAAAATGAACTTTCGTTTGAAATTAGTTTTTCGTTTTTCTTTGTTTGGGAACGAAAGTTGAGTTTTTAGACTACCGTTAATGTTTGATTTGTTGAAGTTTAAACTTTCCTTCAGTTTCGAAAGTAAATCTTCTTTGGCTTCGGTTAAACTTTCCGGGGTTCCAATTGGTTTTGTGACGTAATCAAAAGCTCCTGCTTCTAGTGCTTCCAGTGTAATGGATGCTCCTTCTGTTGTGGAAGAGCTAAACATAATGACAGGCATTGGATGTTGCGGAAGAAGTTTTTTCAAAAAAACAATTCCATCCATGCCGGGCATATGAACATCTAAGGTCATTACTTCTGGTTGTTTTTCTACTATTAAGTCCCTGGCTTCAAATGGATTGGCAGCTTCTCCAATGACTTCCCAATTTGGATCAGATTCGATCCAACGTTTGATCATACTTCTAACGGATCTTTGGTCGTCGACAACTATGACAGTGTGTTTATTCATATAGTAACCGAAGTTAAGTGATTGTTGATTAACTTTCTTACATCTAGAATTAGGCCTGCATGTCCATTCCCTAAAATGGTACAACCGGCAAGTCCGTTTATATTTTTGAATATGGGTGATATTGGTTTTATGACGATGGATTGGCTTCCAAGAATTTCATCAAAAACAATACCCATTTGTTTTTCATGTGATTCGGTTACTATTACATACTTTTCTTTTAAAGTCCTTTGGTCGTTGAGATCGGAATCTTTGCCAAAAAGTAAATTTATGTCCACGATGGAAATTTGGTTGGTTCTATATTGAAAACTATGGTTGTTTTTATACAATTCGTTGATGGGTTCATTCGAAAGATATAAAGACTCTTTTACATCGACAGAAGGTAAAATAAAATATGTATCCGATTTGCGAACAACTAGTCCTTCTATGATGGCTAAGGTTAATGGAACTCTGATGAGAAATGTTGTCCCTTGACCATAAACAGAAAATACATCCACAAAACCTTTGAGTGTGGTTACATTTTTTCTGACTACATCGAGACCAACTCCTCTACCGGAAAGGTCTGTCACTTCTTTGGCTGTAGAGAAACCGGGATGAAATAAAAATTCCCAAACTTCTTGGTCTTGTAAAATTTCTGCCTCAGCAGGTGAAGTGAGTCCAAGTGACATGGCCTTGTTAAGGATTCGGTCTCGGCTCAGTCCTTTTCCATCATCCCTTACCTCAATCCAAACTTCCTTTCCTGATTGAGTCGCAGTGAGTTGGATGTTACCTTGTGTTTGTTTTCCTGCTTCTTTTCTTTCTTCTGGAGTTTCTAAACCATGGTCAATGGCATTACGAATGATATGAACCAGGGGATCGTACATTTCTTCGATAATGGATTTATCAATTTCTGTTTCTTCACCAGAGATGAGGAGTTCTACTTGTTTCCCTGTTTTTTTAGCAGTATCACGAACGAGTCTTTCCATTCTTGAAAAAACTCCTGCAATGGGAACCATTCGTAAACTCAAGGTAATGTCTTGTAGGTTGCGAATTAGTTTTTTTAATTGTAAGGCCGTTTTGTGAAAATTCTCTAACTTTAGTTTGGTGATATCGGGATGGTCTGTGACCATAGGTTCTGTGATGACAATTTCACCAACAATATCTAATAAAGAATCCAACTTTTCGGTATCGATGCGGATATCTTTTTTTACAATGGCCTTTTTGTCATTTTTGGAATTGTCTTCTTGTTTCGAAACAGTTTCTTTTTGAATGACGTCTTTTGGTTTATAGAAGAGACCAAACTCTTCATTTGGGGATTGGTTTTCTTCTGTTGAAAATAAACCAAATTCCTCCACAATCTTTGGTTTTGGATCATCTGTAAAAAGTCCAAATTCTTCCTTTGGAATTTCTGTTGTGGATTCGTTAGTAAATAGTCCAAACTCTTGTGAAGAAGGTTTGGTTATGGATTCCTCTTGCGCGTGAGTCAGAGAAATTCGAATGGATTCGTTTTTTTGATTTAATTTGTTAAGAAACTCCGTTTGTCTTTCTGAAAAAAAATCTCCTCCAGTTGGTGAAGTTTCTTCATGGGTTACAAGTTCATTTAAATAATCTAAAGCAGTAATTAAATATTCGAGTGTATCTGAGTCTTGTGCTTCTGGATTTTTTCGCAAATAATCCAAAAGGTTTTCTGCAGCATGTGCCATCTTAACAATAGCAGTGAGCCCAAAAAAACCAGAACTTCCTTTGACTGTATGGAAATGTCTAAATAGAGTATCAAGAAGCTCTCTATCTACTAAACTTCCATCTAACGTTGATTTTTCGAAACGGAGTAAATCCTTTTCAATATTTTCAAGTGTTTCCCTTGCTTCGAGTAGATATTCTAAAACATCGTCTCTTTCCATGGATTAATTTCCCGGAATGTCCTTAATCAAATGTGATTCTTCTTGTGTGAGTAACCTTTGTAAATTGATTAGAATTTTGACACTTTCTCCCACACGGCCAGTGGCATAGATAAATCTAGAGGATCTGGACTCACCAATTTTTGGGGCTAAATCTATATTTTCTACAGGGATTCTGACCACATCATTGACTTTATCAACAATGAGTCCGAGCGGTAACCCATCTAGTTCTATGAGTAAAACGCAAGTTCTATCGTGATAGGCTTTGAATGGAATATCAAAACGTAACCGAACATCCATAACAGGAATGATTTTCCCACGAATGTTGATGACTCCCCTTAAAAAAGGAGCGGTTCCTGGAATGGTTGTGATTGCTGGAAGGGCTAGAATTTCTGTTAGATGGCGGACTTCAAAAGCATAATCTCTATCTTCGAGACTAAAACAAAGATACAAATCTTTCATTGTATCTTCTTCTGCATTCAAATCCCATGACTTTAATGTCTGACTCATAATCTGGCCTTACAAAATAATTCTAGGTTTATCCACTCGGGCGAGGGCAGTGGATTTTGAACCTTCCTCTTTGAGTTTGAAACCCATAATGACTGATCGCATAATTTCGACTTGGCGTTTTAAAGTTTCGCTCGAGGCAGCTACTTCTTCGGCAGAGGCTGCCGTAGTAGAGGTAACGGTTGTTACCTGATCAATCCCTTGTGTGATTTGTAATACAGCTGACTTTTGCTCATGGATGGAAAGAGCTAAACCCTTTGTTAATTCACTTACGTTTTCTGCACTTTCTGAAATTTGTCCAAGAACCTCGGCAGTTTTTTCAGTAGCTTCATTTCCCAGTTTTACTTTTTTCATGGAAGATTCGATGAGAAGGGTGGTTTCATCAGCGGCATTGGCACTTTTTTGTGCTAAATTTCTGACTTCTTCTGCCACCACTGCAAATCCTTTTCCATGTTGGCCGGCCCTTGCAGCTTCTACAGCAGCATTGAGAGCGAGGATATTCGTTTGAAAGGCAATGTCGTTAATGACTTTGTTGATTTTTGAAATTTGGTCAAAGGAACTACTAATTTCTCCCATAGCAGAAACTAGATCTTTCATTTTTGAATTTCCTTCTATCGCTTGTTTGGCGGTTGATTCGGAGAATTCCGTCATCCTTTCTGCATTTTCAGCATTTGCCAAAAAGCTGTTACTGATTTCTGTAAGTGTGGCGGATATTTCTTCTACTGCACTTGCTTGTTCACTTGCTGCTTCAGATAAAGATGTACTGGCATCTGCTAATTGTTGTGCCCCTAAATCAACTTCTTGGGAGGTAAAATATAACTTTTCTACAACATCCGATAAGTTGATTAACATTCGTTTGAGACTGAGTCCTAACTGATCCCTTTCTGATTTGAGTGATACTTCCGCACTTAAATCAGAATTGGCAATGCGTTCTAAATGTTCGGCCCGTTCTTTGATAAAGGAAACAAGTTCCATAAATGCTTGGGAAAGTTGTTGGATTTCGTTGCCCTCTAGAGTGATTCCGTTGGCAGACCTTTTGTGTTTCGTATCTAAGTCGACATCCAAATCTCCAATGGAAACTGTTTGAGCCACTTCCACAATTTTTTTCATAGGGGCAGCAATCGAATCAGAAAAGAAGATAGCAATGACAAAAACAAGGACAAAGGCAAGGATCACAACGGAAGAAACAATCACAAGGGAACTTTCAAATTGTTCTTCGGACTTATGATATTCTTCTTTTGCCACTTTGAGTTGGACTCGAATCAAATCATCTAAGTGATGTGTGAGTGGTTCAAAGATGGGATACATATCCACTGTCACAAATTTTTCTAGTTCCACTTCATTTCTAGTTTCGAGTAAGATTTTTAATTGTTTGACACCGGCTTTGAGAGGAGGAAATTCTTTTTCCATCTGATCGATGATCGCTTTTTCTTCAGGAACTAAATAAGTTCCTAAATACACTTTCCAAATTTCATCAGCTTTGGTTTCGGATTCACGAATGGATTCCAATGCTTCTTCAACGGTAATTTTTTTTGCTCGCACCTTGTTTGCTGAATCCACGATGCCAATCAGGTATGCATCGGAAACTTCTTTGATCTGGCTGATTGGCACCACGCGGTCTTCAAATACGGTGTGAAGTGAAGCTAAAATTTGACGAGCCGAGTAAAAACTGGCACTAGCAACAACGATCATCAGTAAGATCGTTACCATAAACGCCAAAAGTAGTTTGATCCGAATTTTTAAATCATGAATCCATTTCATAGTTTTTCCTAGAGGTGGACGGAAATATACTTCGTGTTTTCTTTTAGTCAAGCCATTCCTAA includes the following:
- a CDS encoding HAMP domain-containing methyl-accepting chemotaxis protein, whose translation is MKWIHDLKIRIKLLLAFMVTILLMIVVASASFYSARQILASLHTVFEDRVVPISQIKEVSDAYLIGIVDSANKVRAKKITVEEALESIRESETKADEIWKVYLGTYLVPEEKAIIDQMEKEFPPLKAGVKQLKILLETRNEVELEKFVTVDMYPIFEPLTHHLDDLIRVQLKVAKEEYHKSEEQFESSLVIVSSVVILAFVLVFVIAIFFSDSIAAPMKKIVEVAQTVSIGDLDVDLDTKHKRSANGITLEGNEIQQLSQAFMELVSFIKERAEHLERIANSDLSAEVSLKSERDQLGLSLKRMLINLSDVVEKLYFTSQEVDLGAQQLADASTSLSEAASEQASAVEEISATLTEISNSFLANAENAERMTEFSESTAKQAIEGNSKMKDLVSAMGEISSSFDQISKINKVINDIAFQTNILALNAAVEAARAGQHGKGFAVVAEEVRNLAQKSANAADETTLLIESSMKKVKLGNEATEKTAEVLGQISESAENVSELTKGLALSIHEQKSAVLQITQGIDQVTTVTSTTAASAEEVAASSETLKRQVEIMRSVIMGFKLKEEGSKSTALARVDKPRIIL
- a CDS encoding chemotaxis protein CheA, with amino-acid sequence MERDDVLEYLLEARETLENIEKDLLRFEKSTLDGSLVDRELLDTLFRHFHTVKGSSGFFGLTAIVKMAHAAENLLDYLRKNPEAQDSDTLEYLITALDYLNELVTHEETSPTGGDFFSERQTEFLNKLNQKNESIRISLTHAQEESITKPSSQEFGLFTNESTTEIPKEEFGLFTDDPKPKIVEEFGLFSTEENQSPNEEFGLFYKPKDVIQKETVSKQEDNSKNDKKAIVKKDIRIDTEKLDSLLDIVGEIVITEPMVTDHPDITKLKLENFHKTALQLKKLIRNLQDITLSLRMVPIAGVFSRMERLVRDTAKKTGKQVELLISGEETEIDKSIIEEMYDPLVHIIRNAIDHGLETPEERKEAGKQTQGNIQLTATQSGKEVWIEVRDDGKGLSRDRILNKAMSLGLTSPAEAEILQDQEVWEFLFHPGFSTAKEVTDLSGRGVGLDVVRKNVTTLKGFVDVFSVYGQGTTFLIRVPLTLAIIEGLVVRKSDTYFILPSVDVKESLYLSNEPINELYKNNHSFQYRTNQISIVDINLLFGKDSDLNDQRTLKEKYVIVTESHEKQMGIVFDEILGSQSIVIKPISPIFKNINGLAGCTILGNGHAGLILDVRKLINNHLTSVTI
- a CDS encoding chemotaxis protein CheW, producing the protein MSQTLKSWDLNAEEDTMKDLYLCFSLEDRDYAFEVRHLTEILALPAITTIPGTAPFLRGVINIRGKIIPVMDVRLRFDIPFKAYHDRTCVLLIELDGLPLGLIVDKVNDVVRIPVENIDLAPKIGESRSSRFIYATGRVGESVKILINLQRLLTQEESHLIKDIPGN